Proteins from a genomic interval of Crassostrea angulata isolate pt1a10 chromosome 7, ASM2561291v2, whole genome shotgun sequence:
- the LOC128157058 gene encoding uncharacterized protein LOC128157058 has product MPRKRRCSVMQKKKYHYKKVKSEESPTNEDGVCLETKDSSCLDSSQLDHSYGVSDPEEVSVVNSTHLDHSYECSDPEEFCRTSTSHHVISDGCQDLKKIPHSDFLPLGDGDSELNIDSDSNGQESVVHNDIPLGQRVEVETVEITDPYLKLQSDLLGKVTFPFILDCNGPSSLIEIIQLSRSENRTSVKLSLVIGRDFKVSLFVHRVLIPENHEFWTELSSSVKNVDDVCKILDKLMPYGVCVGNPDQEFQELTPDGCGLFSAASSQELTACREGHFCAVQGNLSFSSTIRNVQCTMLVLGARCPHCSSTRRHLRARKSRLEKMALRTLPLSSTYKHSDMTKDMLIKKINQQTAKIKTLQQKLDKMRRDCDREIRKNPIQNEEIKDLMATCEKDIDTVYSYCSSSQNLFWKQQMKAIKSGKNGMRWDPTMIRWCLNIRQKSSAAYDALRDSGFIELPSSRTLFAYSHK; this is encoded by the coding sequence atgccTCGGAAACGAAGATGTTCAGTGATGCAGAAGAAGAAATACCACTACAAAAAGGTCAAGAGTGAGGAATCGCCAACCAACGAAGATGGTGTATGCTTAGAGACAAAAGATTCCTCCTGTTTAGATTCATCACAGCTAGATCACAGTTATGGTGTTTCGGATCCAGAGGAAGTCTCGGTCGTAAATTCTACTCATCTTGACCATAGTTATGAATGTTCAGACCCAGAAGAATTCTGCAGGACAAGTACTTCACATCATGTCATCAGTGATGGATGCCAAGACCTAAAGAAGATTCCCCACTCAGATTTCTTACCACTTGGAGATGGTGATAGTGAACTAAACATTGACAGTGATTCAAACGGTCAAGAATCAGTTGTTCATAATGACATTCCTTTGGGACAGCGGGTGGAAGTAGAGACAGTGGAGATTACAGATCCGTACCTGAAACTCCAATCAGATTTACTTGGAAAAGTGACTTTTCCGTTCATACTTGACTGTAATGGCCCTAGTTCTTTGATTGAAATTATTCAGCTCTCTCGCAGTGAAAATAGGACATCTGTGAAACTTTCTTTAGTGATTGGACGAGACTTTAAAGTTAGTTTGTTTGTGCATCGTGTGTTGATCCCAGAAAATCATGAGTTTTGGACTGAACTTTCTAGTAGTGTTAAGAATGTTGATGATGTCTGCAAAATATTGGACAAACTTATGCCGTATGGAGTGTGTGTGGGAAATCCAGACCAAGAATTTCAAGAATTGACCCCTGATGGATGTGGACTTTTCAGTGCAGCCTCATCACAAGAATTAACTGCATGCCGTGAGGGACACTTTTGTGCAGTGCAAGgaaatttatcattttcttcAACAATAAGAAATGTTCAGTGTACCATGCTTGTCTTAGGAGCTAGATGTCCCCACTGTTCCAGTACACGACGACACTTGCGAGCCAGAAAAAGCCGACTTGAGAAGATGGCCTTGAGGACTCTGCCATTAAGCAGTACCTACAAACACTCTGACATGACAAAGGACATGctcataaagaaaataaatcagcAAACTGCCAAAATCAAAACTTTGCAACAAAAACTTGACAAGATGAGAAGAGACTGTGATCGAGAGATTAGAAAGAATCCCATTCAAAATGAGGAGATAAAGGACTTGATGGCCACTTGTGAAAAAGATATAGATACAGTTTATTCATATTGCAGTTCCTCTCAAAACTTGTTCTGGAAGCAGCAAATGAAAGCCATTAAGAGTGGAAAAAATGGAATGCGGTGGGATCCAACTATGATAAGATGGTGTTTGAATATACGACAAAAATCTTCAGCAGCCTATGATGCTCTCAGGGACTCTGGCTTTATCGAATTACCCAGCTCAAGAACTCTCTTTGCCTATTCACATAagtga